A stretch of Homo sapiens chromosome 12, GRCh38.p14 Primary Assembly DNA encodes these proteins:
- the MYL2 gene encoding myosin regulatory light chain 2, ventricular/cardiac muscle isoform isoform 3 (isoform 3 is encoded by transcript variant 3), which yields MFEQTQIQEFKEAFTIMDQNRDGFIDKNDLRDTFAALGRVNVKNEEIDEMIKEAPGPINFTVFLTMFGEKLKGADPEETILNAFKVFDPEGKGVLKADYVREMLTTQAERFSKEEVDQMFAAFPPDVTGNLDYKNLVHIITHGEEKD from the exons ATGTTCGAACAGACCCAAATCCAGGAATTTAAGGAG GCCTTCACTATCATGGACCAGAACAGGGATGGCTTCATTGACAAGAACGATCTGAGAGACACCTTTGCTGCCCTTG GGCGAGTGAAcgtgaaaaatgaagaaattgatgaAATGATCAAGGAGGCTCCGGGTCCAATTAACTTTACTGTGTTCCTCACAATGTTTGGGGAGAAACTTAAGG GAGCGGACCCTGAGGAAACCATTCTCAACGCATTCAAAGTGTTTGACCCTGAAGGCAAAGGGGTGCTGAAGGCTGATTA CGTTCGGGAAATGCTGACCACGCAGGCGGAGAGGTTTTCCAAGGAGGAG GTTGACCAGATGTTCGCCGCCTTCCCCCCTGACGTGACTGGCAACTTGGACTACAAGAACCTGGTGCACATCATCACCCACGGAGAAGAGAAGGACTAG
- the MYL2 gene encoding myosin regulatory light chain 2, ventricular/cardiac muscle isoform isoform 1 (isoform 1 is encoded by transcript variant 1), whose translation MAPKKAKKRAGGANSNVFSMFEQTQIQEFKEAFTIMDQNRDGFIDKNDLRDTFAALGRVNVKNEEIDEMIKEAPGPINFTVFLTMFGEKLKGADPEETILNAFKVFDPEGKGVLKADYVREMLTTQAERFSKEEVDQMFAAFPPDVTGNLDYKNLVHIITHGEEKD comes from the exons ATG GCACctaagaaagcaaagaagagagCCGGGGGCGCCAACTCCAACGTGTTCTCCATGTTCGAACAGACCCAAATCCAGGAATTTAAGGAG GCCTTCACTATCATGGACCAGAACAGGGATGGCTTCATTGACAAGAACGATCTGAGAGACACCTTTGCTGCCCTTG GGCGAGTGAAcgtgaaaaatgaagaaattgatgaAATGATCAAGGAGGCTCCGGGTCCAATTAACTTTACTGTGTTCCTCACAATGTTTGGGGAGAAACTTAAGG GAGCGGACCCTGAGGAAACCATTCTCAACGCATTCAAAGTGTTTGACCCTGAAGGCAAAGGGGTGCTGAAGGCTGATTA CGTTCGGGAAATGCTGACCACGCAGGCGGAGAGGTTTTCCAAGGAGGAG GTTGACCAGATGTTCGCCGCCTTCCCCCCTGACGTGACTGGCAACTTGGACTACAAGAACCTGGTGCACATCATCACCCACGGAGAAGAGAAGGACTAG
- the MYL2 gene encoding myosin regulatory light chain 2, ventricular/cardiac muscle isoform isoform 2 (isoform 2 is encoded by transcript variant 2) codes for MAPKKAKKRAGGANSNVFSMFEQTQIQEFKELGVPECVFPTLGRVNVKNEEIDEMIKEAPGPINFTVFLTMFGEKLKGADPEETILNAFKVFDPEGKGVLKADYVREMLTTQAERFSKEEVDQMFAAFPPDVTGNLDYKNLVHIITHGEEKD; via the exons ATG GCACctaagaaagcaaagaagagagCCGGGGGCGCCAACTCCAACGTGTTCTCCATGTTCGAACAGACCCAAATCCAGGAATTTAAGGAG CTCGGAGTCCCTGAGTGTGTGTTTCCTACCCTAGGGCGAGTGAAcgtgaaaaatgaagaaattgatgaAATGATCAAGGAGGCTCCGGGTCCAATTAACTTTACTGTGTTCCTCACAATGTTTGGGGAGAAACTTAAGG GAGCGGACCCTGAGGAAACCATTCTCAACGCATTCAAAGTGTTTGACCCTGAAGGCAAAGGGGTGCTGAAGGCTGATTA CGTTCGGGAAATGCTGACCACGCAGGCGGAGAGGTTTTCCAAGGAGGAG GTTGACCAGATGTTCGCCGCCTTCCCCCCTGACGTGACTGGCAACTTGGACTACAAGAACCTGGTGCACATCATCACCCACGGAGAAGAGAAGGACTAG